From Anaerolineae bacterium:
CATTCTTAACGAAATGTCTACCCGCTCAAGAGCCCAGACACGCCCCGTGCCCCTGGCAAAGGGACGACGATTATGTAGAATGTACGCTATCGGGTGCCGGTTCTCCGGCCGTCGCCCGCGATGTGTGCCTGTCGCTCCGGCACGGCCCGCCGCTGGATCATTATCTCCTGCTTGTGTTATGTTAGGTGCACCATGAACAGAAGGCAGTTCCTCGGCAAGTTGGCAGCCCTTGGCTTGGCCGCCTCTCTGGCAGGCGCTTGCGCTCCGCAGGCGGCCACGCCTACGGCGCAGGGCGAGCCCACGGTAGCTTTCGAGTGGCCCCTGTACATTCCCGACCCCCGCGAGATCGAGCGGGTCGAGGAGGGCCTCAAGACTCTTCGCATCTACGATCGCACTGGCGAGCATCTGCTGGCTGAACTGGCCAGCCCTCTCGGCCACAGCACCTATGTGTCGCTGGACCGGATACCGGAGTACCTGCGACAAGCCGTCATCGTCATGGAAGACCGAACCTTCTACACCAACAACGGGGTGGACTGGGCGGCCGTCGGTCGGGCATTCCTCTCGAACCTGCAGGGAGAGGGGCTGCAGGGCGGCAGCACCATCACCATGCAGCTGGTGAAGAACGTCCTCATCCCGCCGGAGGAGCGCTATCAGCTCTCTTACTCCCGCAAGATGAAGGAAGCCACCTTGGCCATGGAGGTCACCAGGCTGTACCCTGGCCGGGAAGGCAAGGATCGAATTCTGGAATGGTACCTCAACACCTGCTTCTACGGCCAGCACTCTTACGGCGTGGAGGCAGCGTCCCAGACCTACTTTGGCAAGCACGTGTGGGAGATCAGCCTGGCTGAAGCGGCCATGCTCACCCTCCTACCCCAGAGCCCGGGGCTGGACCCCATCTCCAACTTCGAGGCCGCCAAGGCACGCCAGAAGCTGGTGCTCTCGGCCCTCGCTAACACGGGCTACATCACGCCTGAGGAGGCCGAGGCAGCCTGGCAGGAGGAGATCGTCATCCGGTCCCAACAGGAGCCCGGCATTCGGGCTATCGCTCCTCACTTCGTGCTCTACGTGCGCGACCTGCTCCAACGCGACTACGGGGAAGACATGTACCGCCTCGGGATGCGCGTCTACACTACTCTGGACGTGGAGATACAGAGCCTCGCTCAGAGGGTAGTTGCGGAGAAGATCGCCGAGTACGGTGTGCCCAACAACGCTAGCAACGGCGCCGCCGTGGTCATCCGACCGGAGAGGGGCGAAATCGTGGCCATGGTCGGCAGCGCTGACTACTACAACGAGGAGATAGACGGGCAGGTCAACATGGCCCTGGCTCCCCGGCAGATGGGCTCCTCGTTCAAGCCCTACACCTACCTCGCCGCCTTCGAGGAAGGCTACACTGCCCGTGACACTATCCTGGATACCCCGGTGGCCTATCGGGACGAGCTCGGCCGCATCTATTCCCCCACCAACATA
This genomic window contains:
- a CDS encoding penicillin-binding protein: MNRRQFLGKLAALGLAASLAGACAPQAATPTAQGEPTVAFEWPLYIPDPREIERVEEGLKTLRIYDRTGEHLLAELASPLGHSTYVSLDRIPEYLRQAVIVMEDRTFYTNNGVDWAAVGRAFLSNLQGEGLQGGSTITMQLVKNVLIPPEERYQLSYSRKMKEATLAMEVTRLYPGREGKDRILEWYLNTCFYGQHSYGVEAASQTYFGKHVWEISLAEAAMLTLLPQSPGLDPISNFEAAKARQKLVLSALANTGYITPEEAEAAWQEEIVIRSQQEPGIRAIAPHFVLYVRDLLQRDYGEDMYRLGMRVYTTLDVEIQSLAQRVVAEKIAEYGVPNNASNGAAVVIRPERGEIVAMVGSADYYNEEIDGQVNMALAPRQMGSSFKPYTYLAAFEEGYTARDTILDTPVAYRDELGRIYSPTNIDKAYHGRVTLRQALACSYNVPAVKLLDAIGVDKALNMARRLGITTLPDGYYGLSLTLGTKEIPLLDHTFAYSVFANHGFAVGQPVPEHVRTPGGREVEPAAILRIEDYRGKVIREYRPKVQPVVNPAYAYVLTHVLSDPEARRPAFGASARYLVLDDRPVATKTGSTDQNREALCMGYTPQYVVGTWIGNADRRPMNRLLGSTGAGPIYHEIMKGLHEGLPVVEFRRPSNVLELELCTQSGLLAGKGCPQRVTEVFAEGTQPTERCNLPGHARPGGPGPTAELPAEYEPPEQRILVLSYPQAGAVLSGVVPMIGTATGRDLWYHKVEYSLDGENWTTTELDYMKTNQVVDGTLALWDTTQMQNGAYWLKATYVDITGNYVATEPIQVTVEN